In Nitrospirota bacterium, a genomic segment contains:
- a CDS encoding diaminopimelate epimerase encodes MRNAFFRGHGLGNDYLVMDPKNLSFSLTASRITSICNRHWGLGSDGILALVPSKIADFGLRIFNPDGSEAEKSGNGLRIFARYLHATGKTKKRQFTVETKGGLVTITLHLDRYGDASSVTVEMGQATFHPASLPCTLTINELINQPIVADGQSLTFTGVSVGNPHCVVFKRAGQSWSREDLLKLGPILENHAYFPNRTNVQLAVPTGPKELFILIWERGAGETQASGSSSCAAASAAVRLGLVKSPVRVKMPGGQLNIEVAQDFSLTMKGPVAEVARGRLSPSFVRSLR; translated from the coding sequence ATGAGGAACGCCTTTTTCCGCGGGCATGGATTGGGCAATGACTATCTCGTGATGGACCCCAAAAACCTGTCGTTCTCACTCACGGCATCACGGATTACCTCCATCTGCAATCGACATTGGGGTCTAGGCAGTGACGGGATTCTTGCGCTGGTCCCGTCAAAGATCGCGGACTTCGGGCTCCGCATTTTCAACCCTGACGGCAGCGAGGCGGAAAAATCCGGCAACGGTCTGCGTATTTTTGCCCGCTATCTCCACGCCACCGGCAAGACAAAGAAACGACAGTTCACTGTCGAGACGAAAGGCGGGCTGGTCACGATTACGCTGCATCTGGACCGGTACGGCGATGCGAGTTCTGTCACGGTCGAAATGGGCCAGGCCACGTTCCATCCGGCTTCACTGCCCTGCACCCTCACGATCAACGAACTGATCAACCAGCCCATTGTCGCCGATGGCCAATCCCTCACCTTCACTGGAGTGAGTGTGGGGAACCCCCACTGTGTCGTCTTCAAGCGGGCCGGGCAATCATGGTCGCGAGAAGATCTTTTGAAACTGGGACCGATTTTAGAGAACCATGCCTACTTCCCGAATCGAACGAATGTCCAACTCGCTGTACCGACCGGTCCCAAAGAGCTCTTTATCCTGATCTGGGAACGAGGGGCCGGCGAAACTCAGGCCTCTGGCTCATCCTCCTGCGCAGCCGCAAGTGCGGCAGTCCGGCTAGGCCTGGTAAAAAGCCCTGTGAGAGTCAAGATGCCAGGGGGGCAACTCAACATCGAGGTCGCCCAAGACTTCAGTCTGACGATGAAGGGGCCGGTCGCGGAAGTGGCGCGGGGAAGGCTGAGTCCCTCCTTCGTACGATCGCTCCGATGA
- a CDS encoding outer membrane protein transport protein translates to MRGRQFVLALVLFFILCPQLGHAQGIRFQPQGATAAGQGNAFSAQADDPSAIHYNPAGLSQVKGIQVLNGTTLVGGSVTYTSPTGIDSRGDFGGTIANPPPSYSYVSANLGSLGWNSLSDVTVGLGLNSPFGLNIRYPVGGPFNTVVTSAALPLIDIKPTVAYKLNDQLAIGIGADIYTFASFLGQGHAEQKQMGTGPLAGASIEANGKGTGAGANFSLLYTPLRNSDGQPIASIGLVYRTQAVVPLDGSLLVNGTKVADASTSLVLPQIYTGAVAIWPVRTSEREWKLELDVEYVGWNSNRNLDIHLSSGQVIPQPQQWKTVPVVAIGTEYKWLNPSWLPHWDVAVRSGYTRTENPVPDTTFNPATISLTANTLSIGTGFVCKGQAKFLGLVPCGGTSALWPKAIGLDMAFQEWFYESRTITGNIISPTVDGTYHAYVHLGTVSINFIF, encoded by the coding sequence ATGAGAGGCCGACAATTCGTTTTGGCTCTGGTGCTGTTTTTTATCCTGTGCCCGCAGCTTGGACATGCGCAAGGGATTCGGTTCCAGCCACAGGGAGCGACGGCGGCCGGGCAGGGGAATGCTTTTAGTGCCCAGGCCGACGACCCTTCCGCAATCCATTACAACCCAGCTGGACTGAGCCAAGTGAAGGGGATCCAAGTACTCAACGGAACAACCCTCGTTGGGGGGTCCGTCACGTATACCAGCCCGACCGGAATAGACAGTCGGGGAGACTTTGGAGGAACTATCGCCAATCCCCCACCGAGCTATTCCTATGTGAGCGCGAACCTAGGATCTCTTGGATGGAACAGCTTGTCCGACGTGACGGTCGGACTCGGCCTCAACTCGCCATTCGGATTGAACATCCGTTATCCCGTGGGTGGCCCCTTCAATACCGTCGTCACCTCTGCAGCGCTTCCGCTCATCGATATCAAGCCAACGGTGGCTTACAAGTTGAATGATCAATTGGCCATCGGGATAGGTGCAGACATCTATACGTTCGCTAGTTTTCTTGGACAGGGACATGCCGAGCAGAAGCAAATGGGCACCGGGCCCTTAGCTGGAGCTTCTATTGAGGCCAACGGCAAAGGAACAGGAGCCGGCGCAAACTTCAGTCTGCTCTATACGCCCCTGAGAAACAGCGATGGCCAACCGATCGCCTCTATCGGCCTGGTTTATCGCACCCAGGCTGTGGTGCCATTGGACGGATCGCTGTTGGTCAACGGGACGAAGGTGGCCGATGCGTCCACCAGCCTCGTGCTTCCCCAGATTTATACAGGAGCCGTTGCCATCTGGCCGGTCCGTACCAGTGAACGGGAATGGAAACTGGAACTCGACGTGGAATATGTCGGGTGGAATTCGAATCGAAACCTCGATATCCACCTTTCATCGGGCCAGGTCATCCCGCAACCACAACAATGGAAGACAGTGCCGGTCGTAGCGATTGGCACCGAATACAAATGGCTCAACCCCTCGTGGTTGCCCCATTGGGATGTGGCAGTCCGATCCGGGTACACCAGGACCGAGAATCCCGTTCCCGATACCACGTTCAACCCGGCGACGATTTCTTTAACTGCCAACACGCTGTCCATCGGGACGGGCTTTGTATGCAAAGGCCAGGCTAAATTTCTAGGCCTGGTGCCTTGCGGAGGAACCTCCGCACTGTGGCCGAAAGCAATTGGACTCGATATGGCGTTTCAGGAGTGGTTCTATGAGTCACGGACGATTACCGGTAACATCATCAGCCCCACCGTGGACGGGACATACCATGCCTATGTCCATCTGGGGACCGTGAGCATCAATTTCATCTTTTAG
- the uvrC gene encoding excinuclease ABC subunit UvrC, with protein sequence MNLGATLQSKLDHVPDQPGVYLFRDERGELLYIGKAAVLSHRVRSYFQKGADRSPKHTALISYIADLETIVTRSELEALILESNLIKQHRPRFNVVLRDDKQYPYLRLPIKEDFPRLSIVRRVQQDGALYYGPYSPAGALRETLRVIKKAFPLATCTIEINGKAERACIEFEIKRCMAPCTGNQSKEGYHGIVKQVRQFLEGRDHELLDDLRMQMETAAAHEEFEEAARLRDRLFNIERTLEKQRITQTTTTDQDVIGLARQGAAVDLQILFVRGGLLIGRKDFFWPNSADAGDEELVRSAIEQFYNKDGQPPKELLVPSNLDDVRVIEEWLSGKRGSEVRVVAPERGVKHQLLLLAEENAGAAVASHLRDEEIGRQAVEELKRLVRLAIAPRRIEGFDISNTMGNQSVASMVVWEDGQMKKADYRRFKIQTVTGANDFASMQEVVTRRYGESEHLARPDLILIDGGLGQLAAAMEGLKQVGHQDLAIIGLAKARGEKDERIFLPGRKNPIVLRANSPATHLVQRIRDEAHRFAITFHRKLRGKALMASQLDQVIGIGEIKRARLLKRYGNLANIAAATDDELTAAGLDPKTVAELRKAFAQSTPSGS encoded by the coding sequence ATGAATCTTGGTGCCACCCTCCAATCCAAACTCGACCACGTGCCGGACCAGCCGGGAGTCTATCTATTCAGGGACGAGCGAGGTGAATTGCTCTACATCGGGAAAGCGGCGGTTTTGTCACATCGCGTGCGGTCCTACTTTCAAAAAGGGGCAGACCGCTCTCCGAAACATACAGCCCTGATCAGTTACATTGCAGATCTGGAAACGATCGTCACCCGATCAGAACTCGAAGCACTTATCCTTGAAAGTAATCTGATCAAGCAGCACAGGCCCCGATTCAATGTGGTGTTGCGGGACGATAAACAATACCCCTACCTTCGTCTGCCGATCAAAGAAGACTTCCCGCGACTCTCCATCGTCCGCCGCGTGCAACAAGATGGCGCGCTCTATTATGGCCCCTATAGCCCAGCAGGCGCGTTGCGTGAGACGTTGAGAGTCATCAAGAAAGCCTTCCCCCTGGCCACCTGCACGATCGAGATCAACGGTAAGGCGGAGCGAGCCTGTATCGAATTCGAAATCAAACGGTGCATGGCGCCTTGCACCGGCAATCAATCGAAAGAGGGCTATCACGGTATCGTCAAACAGGTGCGTCAGTTTCTCGAAGGACGCGACCATGAATTACTGGACGATTTGCGCATGCAGATGGAAACGGCGGCGGCACATGAAGAGTTCGAGGAAGCGGCGCGCTTGCGCGACCGGCTTTTCAACATCGAACGCACACTCGAGAAACAACGGATTACCCAGACAACGACGACCGACCAGGATGTCATTGGCCTGGCGCGGCAAGGCGCCGCGGTCGACCTCCAGATCCTCTTCGTGCGCGGCGGCCTCCTGATCGGACGCAAGGACTTCTTTTGGCCCAATTCAGCCGATGCCGGCGACGAGGAACTCGTTCGATCCGCCATTGAACAGTTCTACAACAAAGACGGTCAGCCGCCCAAAGAGTTGCTTGTCCCCTCCAACCTGGATGACGTCAGGGTCATCGAAGAGTGGTTGTCAGGCAAGCGCGGGAGCGAGGTTCGCGTCGTGGCGCCTGAGCGGGGCGTCAAACATCAATTGCTCCTCCTGGCGGAGGAAAACGCCGGCGCCGCGGTAGCCAGCCACCTGCGCGACGAAGAAATCGGGCGACAAGCAGTCGAAGAACTGAAGCGGCTCGTACGTTTGGCCATCGCACCCCGGCGCATCGAAGGGTTCGATATTTCAAACACCATGGGCAACCAATCTGTCGCGTCCATGGTCGTATGGGAAGACGGTCAGATGAAGAAAGCCGACTACCGTCGGTTCAAAATCCAAACCGTGACCGGCGCCAACGATTTCGCCAGTATGCAGGAAGTCGTCACGCGTCGCTACGGAGAGAGCGAGCATCTCGCACGTCCTGATCTCATCCTGATCGACGGAGGACTGGGCCAGCTCGCCGCAGCTATGGAAGGGCTGAAACAAGTCGGCCATCAGGACCTGGCGATTATCGGATTGGCCAAGGCACGTGGCGAGAAGGATGAACGGATTTTCCTGCCTGGGCGAAAGAATCCCATCGTGCTTCGCGCGAACTCCCCGGCCACCCATCTTGTGCAACGCATTCGCGACGAAGCCCATCGATTTGCGATTACATTCCATCGCAAACTTCGCGGCAAAGCCCTGATGGCCTCACAACTGGATCAGGTGATCGGTATCGGCGAAATCAAGCGGGCCCGCCTGCTTAAGCGATATGGCAACCTGGCGAATATTGCTGCGGCCACGGACGATGAATTGACGGCAGCCGGTCTCGATCCCAAGACCGTTGCGGAGCTGCGGAAAGCGTTCGCGCAATCTACTCCGTCCGGCAGTTGA
- a CDS encoding polysaccharide deacetylase family protein, translating into MRRRYYSGILCLALTMLLVPAMPPFTQAQVIKSGPPSCPGVALTFDLCPVRNGAGYDQALVDYLIDHKIPATFFMSGKWMTKHDQQVRALLQIPFFEVGTHGDVHAHLPLHSADEQKQEILGPVRLLKTRYGHEATLFRPPYGEFNDVTVNVVRALGLQFILWNVISGDPDPTITALQIEDHLKRSVKQGSVIVMHANGKGRHTHEVVQDLHQRLLPQRNLTAMTMSDLLTCRQTSP; encoded by the coding sequence ATGCGACGACGCTATTATTCAGGGATACTATGCCTGGCCCTCACGATGCTGCTTGTTCCAGCGATGCCTCCTTTTACGCAGGCCCAAGTGATCAAGTCAGGCCCGCCTTCATGCCCGGGAGTCGCCTTGACGTTCGATCTCTGCCCGGTGCGAAACGGAGCGGGCTACGATCAGGCACTGGTCGATTATTTGATTGACCACAAGATTCCGGCCACCTTCTTCATGTCCGGGAAATGGATGACGAAACACGATCAGCAAGTACGGGCCCTGCTCCAGATTCCATTTTTTGAAGTTGGCACCCATGGCGATGTCCATGCCCACCTGCCGCTTCATTCAGCGGACGAACAGAAACAAGAAATCCTCGGACCGGTTCGTCTGCTCAAAACACGATACGGTCATGAAGCCACATTGTTTCGTCCTCCCTATGGAGAATTCAATGATGTCACGGTCAACGTGGTCCGTGCGCTCGGTCTCCAATTCATTCTCTGGAATGTCATATCCGGCGATCCCGACCCGACGATTACGGCGCTTCAAATCGAAGACCATTTGAAGCGGTCCGTCAAGCAGGGTAGCGTGATTGTGATGCATGCCAACGGGAAGGGCAGACATACACATGAAGTCGTGCAAGACCTGCATCAGCGGCTCTTGCCCCAGCGGAACCTTACCGCTATGACCATGAGTGATCTCCTCACATGTCGTCAGACATCCCCATGA
- a CDS encoding VOC family protein, with product MKVTKLLHTRMRVSDMEQTIAFYTGVLGLEVLERKVSPRGSQLAFLKVPNSDELIELTSFPPSGPVTVQEDLVHLAFQVESLDDTIASLHTQGVKVTDGPTQTSSGSRFIFIDAPDGYEVELIERPPGVAFV from the coding sequence ATGAAAGTCACCAAGCTCCTCCACACCCGCATGAGGGTCAGTGACATGGAACAGACGATCGCCTTCTACACCGGCGTCCTTGGGCTGGAGGTGCTGGAACGGAAGGTCTCTCCTCGCGGATCGCAGCTGGCTTTCTTGAAAGTCCCAAACAGTGACGAACTTATTGAACTCACCAGCTTTCCTCCAAGCGGACCGGTTACAGTACAGGAAGACCTCGTTCATCTTGCCTTTCAGGTGGAGAGTCTTGATGACACGATTGCGTCGCTGCATACGCAAGGCGTGAAGGTCACCGATGGCCCGACTCAAACTTCCTCCGGCAGCCGCTTCATCTTCATCGATGCGCCGGACGGTTATGAGGTCGAACTGATCGAACGCCCGCCCGGCGTTGCTTTCGTCTAA
- a CDS encoding four helix bundle protein — translation MKKPNIENVEDMPIYQSCFHLATEIEKISRAFDSDFRWLRGQVLRSSESVCANMTEGFYSQYSTEYLQALYRCRREGRETKTHLCYAMSVKQLPEAAGRLLTTGYDEALKQLANLIASIERKIRHRGKGKAEPESRSS, via the coding sequence ATGAAGAAACCGAATATTGAGAATGTCGAGGACATGCCCATTTATCAATCATGTTTTCATCTCGCGACAGAAATCGAAAAGATTTCGCGTGCCTTCGATTCAGACTTCCGCTGGCTTCGGGGGCAGGTACTCCGTTCATCCGAATCCGTCTGCGCGAATATGACGGAGGGGTTCTATTCGCAGTACAGCACTGAGTACCTTCAAGCGCTCTACCGCTGTCGTCGAGAGGGACGAGAGACGAAGACCCATCTTTGTTATGCGATGAGCGTGAAGCAGCTGCCTGAAGCCGCTGGAAGGCTACTCACGACGGGATACGATGAGGCGCTTAAGCAACTCGCGAACCTGATTGCCAGCATTGAGCGGAAAATTCGTCACCGCGGAAAGGGCAAGGCTGAGCCGGAATCACGGTCCTCTTAG
- a CDS encoding GNAT family N-acetyltransferase, whose protein sequence is MSSDIPMTESIVRPMTAEDRSGVIELLASSDPWKRLGYQANDWDQYFAPLPQGRDSYVVDQNGRVAGIVVVRRKFLLGDYVELLGVADWARGKGLGGLLLAYVEASVFERVQNLFACVSDFNDQARHFYKKQGYEEIGPMPNLLIPGSAEILLRKTKGPARGK, encoded by the coding sequence ATGTCGTCAGACATCCCCATGACCGAGTCGATCGTCCGGCCCATGACCGCTGAGGATCGGTCTGGTGTGATAGAGTTGCTCGCCTCCTCCGATCCTTGGAAACGGCTGGGCTACCAGGCCAACGACTGGGACCAGTATTTCGCTCCTCTTCCACAAGGACGTGATAGCTACGTCGTGGATCAGAACGGCAGAGTAGCCGGCATCGTGGTCGTTCGTCGGAAATTCCTGCTTGGCGACTATGTAGAGCTGCTTGGAGTGGCGGACTGGGCCAGAGGCAAGGGGCTGGGGGGGCTGTTGCTCGCTTACGTTGAAGCGTCGGTCTTCGAGAGGGTGCAGAATCTGTTCGCCTGCGTCTCGGACTTCAACGATCAAGCCAGGCACTTTTACAAGAAACAGGGCTACGAGGAGATCGGTCCCATGCCGAATTTGTTGATCCCAGGCAGCGCGGAAATCCTGTTGCGTAAGACCAAAGGACCCGCGAGGGGTAAATGA